A window of the Bombina bombina isolate aBomBom1 chromosome 3, aBomBom1.pri, whole genome shotgun sequence genome harbors these coding sequences:
- the LOC128651554 gene encoding histone H2A, sperm-like, with protein MSGRGKKVTKPAAGKTSKSAKAGLQFPVGRIHRFLKKGNYAERIGSGSAIYMAATLEYLCAEVLELAGNAARDNKKSRILPRHIQLAVRNDEELAKLFDGITIADGGVLPNIHAQLLPKKTFKGSSSQEPKAAESQAF; from the coding sequence ATGTCTGGTCGTGGAAAGAAGGTCACCAAGCCTGCAGCTGGCAAGACATCCAAATCCGCTAAGGCAGGTCTCCAGTTCCCAGTCGGCCGTATCCACAGGTTCCTGAAGAAGGGAAACTATGCAGAGCGGATTGGGTCTGGATCTGCTATCTACATGGCAGCTACTCTGGAATATCTCTGCGCAGAGGTCTTAGAGCTGGCAGGAAATGCTGCCAGAGACAACAAGAAATCCAGGATTTTACCCAGGCACATCCAGCTGGCAGTCAGGAATGATGAGGAACTGGCTAAGCTATTTGATGGCATCACTATTGCTGATGGGGGTGTCTTGCCAAACATCCATGCCCAGCTTCTACCAAAGAAAACCTTTAAAGGCTCCTCATCACAAGAACCTAAAGCTGCTGAATCTCAGGCTTTTTAA